One Gigantopelta aegis isolate Gae_Host chromosome 1, Gae_host_genome, whole genome shotgun sequence genomic region harbors:
- the LOC121377045 gene encoding uncharacterized protein F54H12.2-like, which produces MEGPLYEDFLDIKRYLINGVNLQIKLFRTRPSFHLMAGEDNPDYKVKIEDVYLRVCKVRPNTAIITAHAKALQDTEAKYPFTRSDIKVASIPKGQLSFTWDHLFQNKCLNKVVVALVSAEAVNGSYTKNPLNFAMYDLDTIALYVNGESLPAQPLHVDNNQYISAYSSLFEGRESIGLDVSREDFRSGYALYQFTLEPYHLKDGYLDLIKRGNLRLDLQFKKALPETVNCLIYSEDNLLLQIDGARNILYAEP; this is translated from the coding sequence ATGGAAGGACCTCTGTACGAAGactttttagacatcaaacgtTATCTCATCAATGGCGTCAATCTACAGATCAAACTGTTCCGGACCAGGCCTTCCTTCCATCTGATGGCAGGAGAAGATAATCCTGATTACAAAGTCAAGATCGAAGACGTATACCTCAGAGTCTGCAAAGTGCGACCCAATACGGCCATCATCACGGCCCACGCCAAGGCATTGCAGGACACTGAAGCCAAGTATCCTTTCACAAGGAGCGACATCAAAGTGGCCTCCATACCCAAGGGACAACTGAGTTTCACCTGGGATCACctgtttcaaaataaatgtctCAACAAAGTTGTGGTGGCACTGGTCTCTGCCGAAGCAGTGAATGGCAGTTACACCAAAAATCCATTAAATTTTGCCATGTACGATCTGGACACGATTGCGTTGTACGTGAATGGTGAATCCTTACCGGCTCAACCTCTGCACGTAGACAATAATCAGTACATCTCGGCCTACAGCAGTCTGTTCGAAGGAAGAGAATCCATAGGACTGGACGTGTCTAGAGAGGATTTTAGAAGTGGATATGCTCTGTATCAATTCACCTTGGAACCTTACCACTTGAAGGACGGATACCTGGATCTTATAAAAAGGGGTAATCTTCGACTGGACTTACAGTTTAAAAAAGCCTTACCAGAAACGGTCAACTGTTTGATCTACTCGGAAGACAACCTTCTGCTTCAAATCGACGGAGCCAGGAACATCTTGTATGCAGAACCATGA
- the LOC121376966 gene encoding uncharacterized protein LOC121376966, whose translation MSRWERYLESIYYDVKHPGSYAGPSKLYQAVKAEGKFKIPLTWLKGQETYTMTHQVRRKFPCNTYVVEGLDSHWQSDLMDMVSLAKYNDGVRYLMVIIDLFSRYLWVLPLKSKTGNDVVDALIEFWKLESRKPKLFQSDSGSEYKNHKVKALLKSHGITQLFALNETKASYAERVIKTIKMRLYRYMLNNFTYKYMDVLDKVVYSYNHTKHRMLGQTPASVNQTNEGEVRLSQYLIKPKKAIHKKKFTFNIGDKVRVSHLRGTFDREYQEKWSGEIFTIEKRYWSQGKDLYKLKDWGGDAIEGTFYAAELQKVTENPDKLYRIQDIVKRRTRNKQKEVLVKWLHWPKKYNSWISHSIKDLSTCLTFHYHGRNCRDTTSVKKSFG comes from the coding sequence ATGTCTCGGTGGGAAAGGTACCTAGAGTCTATATACTACGATGTAAAACATCCTGGGAGTTATGCAGGTCCTAGTAAACTGTATCAAGCTGTTAAAGCAGAgggtaaatttaaaattcctCTGACATGGTTGAAAGGTCAAGAGACCTATACCATGACACATCAAGTGAGGCGAAAGTTCCCATGTAATACCTATGTTGTGGAAGGGTTAGACAGTCACTGGCAATCCGATCTAATGGATATGGTCAGTTTGGCTAAATACAATGACGGGGTGAGATACCTCATGGTGATCATTGACCTGTTCTCCAGGTACTTGTGGGTGCTACCACTCAAGTCGAAAACGGGGAACGACGTGGTAGATGCTTTGATAGAATTCTGGAAATTAGAGTCCAGAAAACCCAAATTGTTTCAGTCCGATTCAGGGTCAGAATACAAGAACCATAaggtcaaagcattgttgaagTCGCATGGCATAACGCAGCTGTTTGCTCTAAATGAAACCAAAGCAAGTTATGCCGAACGGGTCATTAAAACCATCAAAATGCGTCTCTATCGCTACATGTTAAACAACTTTACTTACAAGTACATGGATGTCCTAGACAAGGTCGTCTATAGCTATAACCACACCAAGCATCGAATGTTAGGTCAAACACCAGCCAGTGTCAACCAAACGAACGAAGGAGAGGTCCGTCTGTCTCAGTACCTGATCAAACCTAAAAAGGCAATCCACAAAAAGAAGTTTACATTTAACATAGGTGATAAAGTACGAGTCAGTCATCTTCGGGGCACCTTTGATCGGGAATACCAAGAGAAATGGTCTGGCGAAATATTTACCATTGAGAAAAGGTACTGGTCTCAAGGTAAAGACTTGTACAAATTAAAGGACTGGGGTGGTGATGCCATCGAAGGGACATTCTATGCAGCTGAACTTCAAAAGGTGACTGAGAATCCTGATAAACTGTACCGTATCCAAGACATTGTGAAAAGGAGAACTCgtaacaaacagaaagaagtgTTGGTCAAATGGCTTCACTGGCCTAAGAAGTACAATTCGTGGATATCACACAGTATAAAAGacctcagcacatgtttgaCTTTTCATTATCATGGAAGAAATTGTAGAGACACAACCTCTGTCAAGAAGTCATTCGGGTGA